One genomic region from Halococcus qingdaonensis encodes:
- a CDS encoding DUF5817 domain-containing protein, with product MYAVVGCSDCESFWVVEGRPETTSCPSCRTRHRFEQLAKFAETDTADAARQARTALLADRSEHAPDELDSFTALESQAERGGMSDDEYLERSGLDAETVREAGERATEGGEGSGNQSRIDVVRAALADLDRPTEEEVVTYARDRDVPMDFTERALEKLVRRGAASEHQGRYRSL from the coding sequence ATGTACGCGGTCGTCGGCTGCAGTGACTGCGAGAGCTTCTGGGTCGTCGAGGGTCGCCCGGAGACGACGAGCTGTCCCAGCTGTCGCACGCGCCATCGCTTCGAGCAGCTCGCGAAGTTCGCCGAGACCGACACCGCCGACGCCGCCCGCCAGGCCCGGACCGCGCTGCTGGCCGATCGTAGCGAACACGCGCCCGACGAGCTGGACTCGTTCACCGCGCTCGAATCACAGGCCGAACGGGGTGGGATGAGTGATGACGAGTATCTCGAACGGTCGGGGCTCGACGCCGAAACGGTGCGCGAGGCGGGCGAGCGCGCGACCGAGGGTGGCGAGGGAAGCGGAAACCAGAGCCGGATAGACGTCGTCCGCGCGGCGCTCGCCGATCTCGATCGCCCCACCGAGGAGGAGGTCGTCACCTATGCGCGCGATCGTGACGTCCCCATGGATTTCACCGAACGCGCACTCGAAAAACTCGTCCGCCGGGGCGCGGCGAGCGAGCATCAGGGACGATATCGCTCGCTCTGA
- a CDS encoding cupin domain-containing protein has protein sequence MEIIGTERESTEAIDGVHLAMLAGGEEMNVQRFAIEPGASVPAHSHPHEQAGYLVAGTLTFLLDNEERELGPGDSYVLAGGESHGVENRGEDVVRGIDVFSPPRENPDWAE, from the coding sequence ATGGAAATCATCGGCACCGAACGCGAATCGACCGAGGCGATCGACGGCGTCCACCTCGCGATGCTGGCCGGCGGTGAAGAGATGAACGTTCAGCGGTTCGCGATCGAACCAGGTGCGAGCGTCCCGGCACACAGCCACCCACACGAGCAGGCCGGCTATCTCGTCGCGGGAACGCTGACCTTCCTCCTGGACAATGAGGAACGCGAACTCGGCCCGGGCGACAGCTACGTGCTCGCCGGCGGGGAGTCCCACGGCGTCGAGAACCGTGGCGAGGACGTCGTCCGCGGCATCGACGTGTTCAGCCCGCCCAGGGAGAACCCCGACTGGGCTGAGTGA
- the icd gene encoding isocitrate dehydrogenase (NADP(+)) has protein sequence MSYERVDVPSAGEQITSDDSEFNVPDDPVIPIIHGDGIGTDVAPAAQRVLGAAAEATGREIHWMRIYAGESAREQYDENLPDDTLDALREFKVGIKGPLTTPVGAGYRSLNVALRKRLDLYTNMRPTYHIEGVPSPVKDPDAMDMVNFRENTEDVYAGIEWEAGTDEAERVREFVEEEMGFTESIHDGPVGIGIKPISEFGTKRLVRQAIDYALENDRESVTLIHKGNIMKFTEGTFRDWGYEVAREEYGENVITEDTLWDERDGEAPDADVVVNDRIADNMLQQILTRTGEYDVLAMPNLNGDYLSDAAGAQIGGLGIAPGANIGDGRLLAEPVHGSAPKYAGQDKVNPTAMILSGRIMLDQLGWSDAADLIYDGVEDAISSKKVTYDIHRQIEGGEKLATSEFADVVVDSIESNA, from the coding sequence ATGTCTTATGAACGGGTCGATGTTCCGAGCGCGGGCGAGCAGATAACCAGCGACGACAGCGAGTTCAACGTACCCGACGATCCCGTCATCCCCATCATCCACGGCGACGGCATCGGGACCGATGTCGCCCCGGCCGCCCAGCGGGTACTCGGCGCGGCCGCCGAAGCCACCGGCCGTGAGATCCACTGGATGCGCATCTACGCCGGCGAATCCGCCCGCGAGCAGTACGACGAAAACCTCCCCGACGACACGCTCGACGCGCTGCGCGAGTTCAAGGTCGGCATCAAGGGCCCGCTAACGACGCCCGTCGGCGCGGGCTACCGAAGCCTCAACGTCGCGCTCCGCAAACGACTCGATCTCTACACGAACATGCGGCCGACCTACCACATCGAGGGCGTCCCCTCCCCCGTGAAGGACCCCGACGCGATGGACATGGTCAACTTCCGGGAGAACACCGAGGACGTCTACGCCGGCATCGAGTGGGAGGCCGGCACCGACGAGGCCGAGCGAGTACGGGAGTTCGTCGAGGAAGAGATGGGCTTCACCGAGTCGATCCACGACGGGCCCGTCGGCATCGGCATCAAACCCATCTCCGAGTTCGGCACCAAACGACTGGTCCGTCAGGCCATCGACTACGCACTCGAAAACGACCGCGAATCGGTGACTTTGATCCACAAGGGTAATATCATGAAGTTCACCGAGGGCACCTTCCGCGACTGGGGCTACGAGGTCGCCCGCGAGGAATACGGCGAGAACGTGATCACCGAGGACACCCTCTGGGACGAGCGCGACGGCGAAGCGCCCGACGCCGACGTGGTCGTCAACGACCGCATCGCCGACAACATGCTCCAGCAGATCCTCACCCGAACGGGCGAATACGACGTCCTCGCGATGCCGAACCTCAACGGCGACTACCTCTCGGACGCCGCCGGCGCACAGATCGGCGGATTGGGCATCGCTCCCGGCGCGAACATTGGCGACGGCCGCCTGCTCGCCGAACCCGTCCACGGCAGCGCGCCGAAATACGCCGGCCAGGACAAGGTCAACCCGACCGCGATGATCCTCTCGGGACGCATCATGCTCGACCAGCTCGGCTGGAGCGACGCCGCCGACCTGATCTACGACGGCGTCGAGGACGCCATCTCCTCGAAGAAAGTCACCTACGACATCCACCGCCAGATCGAGGGCGGCGAGAAACTCGCCACCAGCGAGTTCGCCGACGTCGTCGTCGACAGCATCGAGAGCAACGCATAG
- a CDS encoding isoaspartyl peptidase/L-asparaginase produces the protein MQLIVHGGAGDEPDDPERRQSVLDEAASVGTEASTPVEAVVRAIDVLESNPLFNAGVGGAIQEDGVVRTDAGIMTDKREAGAACSMAGVRHAVGVARRVMAETPHVLLAGEHAAALAEGFDIEPEELTTERTRERFRAADPPKTDEIGERIEWVRERFGGADTVGAVAVDEGHVAAATSTGGRWFALAGRVGDVPQIGCGFYASPAGGASATGAGEDIARSTLAREAVRRLEDGEQPADAAANAIDEFEVLTGSTAGVIVLDESGQTGSAYNSAAMQTSTNF, from the coding sequence ATGCAGCTCATCGTTCACGGCGGTGCGGGCGACGAACCCGACGACCCCGAACGGCGACAGTCGGTTCTCGACGAGGCCGCTTCCGTCGGTACGGAGGCATCGACGCCGGTCGAAGCGGTCGTGCGCGCGATCGACGTCCTCGAATCGAACCCACTATTCAACGCCGGGGTCGGCGGGGCGATCCAGGAGGATGGGGTCGTCAGAACCGATGCCGGGATCATGACCGACAAGCGCGAGGCGGGTGCGGCCTGTTCGATGGCCGGTGTTCGTCACGCGGTCGGCGTCGCTCGTCGTGTCATGGCGGAGACGCCACACGTGCTCCTCGCGGGCGAGCACGCCGCCGCGCTTGCCGAGGGGTTCGACATCGAACCGGAAGAGCTCACGACCGAGCGCACGCGCGAGCGCTTTAGGGCTGCCGACCCACCCAAGACGGACGAGATCGGAGAGCGCATCGAGTGGGTGCGCGAGCGGTTCGGCGGGGCGGACACGGTCGGTGCGGTCGCCGTCGACGAGGGGCACGTCGCGGCCGCGACTTCGACCGGCGGGCGGTGGTTCGCCCTTGCTGGCCGAGTCGGCGACGTGCCACAGATCGGCTGTGGGTTCTACGCCTCGCCGGCCGGCGGGGCGAGCGCGACCGGTGCCGGCGAGGACATCGCCCGGTCGACGCTCGCGCGGGAGGCGGTGCGACGGCTCGAAGACGGCGAGCAGCCCGCGGACGCTGCGGCGAACGCCATCGACGAGTTCGAAGTGCTGACCGGTTCCACGGCCGGCGTTATCGTTCTCGACGAGTCGGGGCAGACGGGGAGCGCGTACAACTCGGCGGCGATGCAGACGAGCACCAATTTCTGA
- the map gene encoding type II methionyl aminopeptidase, producing the protein MSDVDLSDEEHEKCREAGEILAQVRDEAAERVEVGVSHLEIAQWAEERTRELGGEPAFPVNISIDEEAAHATPSIDEETTFGEEMVNLDIGVHVDGWLADTAVTVDLSGNPDLAEAPEAALEAALELVEDGVSTGEIGARIEEVIDDYGYNPVVNLTGHGLAHWEQHTPPNIPNRAVSQSVELEAGDVVAIEPFATDGSGKVGEGNEAEIFALENERSVRNHDAREALDQITEEFRTLPFATRWLDVDRPEMALRRLERQNVVHSYPVLKESAGNLVSQKEHTVIVTEDGCEVTTQR; encoded by the coding sequence ATGAGCGACGTGGACCTCTCGGACGAGGAGCACGAGAAATGTCGCGAAGCGGGCGAGATCCTCGCGCAAGTGCGCGACGAGGCCGCAGAGCGCGTCGAGGTCGGCGTGAGCCATCTCGAAATCGCCCAGTGGGCCGAGGAGCGTACACGCGAACTGGGCGGCGAACCGGCCTTCCCGGTCAACATCTCGATCGACGAGGAGGCCGCCCACGCGACGCCGAGCATCGACGAGGAGACCACCTTCGGCGAGGAGATGGTGAACCTCGACATCGGCGTCCACGTCGATGGCTGGCTCGCCGATACGGCCGTCACCGTCGATCTCTCGGGCAATCCCGACCTCGCCGAAGCGCCCGAAGCCGCGCTGGAGGCCGCACTCGAACTCGTCGAGGACGGCGTTAGCACGGGCGAGATCGGTGCGCGCATCGAGGAGGTCATCGACGACTACGGCTACAACCCGGTCGTCAATCTCACCGGCCACGGGCTCGCCCACTGGGAGCAACACACCCCGCCGAACATCCCGAACCGCGCGGTGAGTCAGAGCGTCGAACTCGAAGCCGGCGATGTCGTCGCCATCGAACCGTTCGCTACCGACGGCAGCGGCAAAGTCGGCGAGGGCAACGAGGCGGAGATCTTCGCGCTCGAAAACGAGCGCTCGGTCAGGAACCACGACGCGCGCGAGGCACTCGATCAGATCACCGAGGAGTTCCGTACCCTCCCGTTCGCGACACGCTGGCTCGACGTCGATCGGCCGGAGATGGCGCTGCGCCGGCTCGAACGCCAGAACGTCGTCCACAGCTATCCGGTGCTCAAGGAGAGCGCAGGCAATCTCGTCAGCCAGAAAGAACACACCGTCATCGTCACTGAGGACGGCTGCGAAGTGACGACCCAGCGCTGA
- a CDS encoding proteasome assembly chaperone family protein, whose amino-acid sequence MAHIDVAADDIDLDEPTLVEGLPGVGLVGKIVADHLVDAFEMDYYAGIHCSGVPEVGVYRGERSALRPPVRLHADAERDLLVLQSDVPVSPNEATGFADCVTGWLADNDVTPLYLSGLPDQSDEVPEVYGISTGSGNDLLDDAGIVPPAEGGLVSGPTGALLYHAEQTDLTSVGLIAETNPQFPDPEAARAVLEHGIEPLTGIGIDTSDLVEQAEEIQEARERLAERMHQADDESSQAEPIRMFQ is encoded by the coding sequence ATGGCACATATCGACGTCGCGGCGGACGATATCGACCTCGACGAACCGACGCTCGTCGAAGGGTTGCCGGGCGTCGGGCTGGTGGGCAAGATCGTCGCCGACCACCTCGTCGATGCCTTCGAGATGGATTACTACGCCGGCATCCACTGCAGCGGCGTCCCGGAGGTCGGCGTCTATCGCGGCGAGCGCTCCGCCCTCAGACCACCCGTGCGCCTCCACGCCGATGCCGAACGGGACCTCCTCGTCCTCCAGAGCGACGTCCCGGTCTCCCCGAACGAGGCGACCGGGTTCGCCGACTGCGTCACCGGCTGGCTCGCCGACAACGACGTCACGCCGCTCTACCTCAGCGGCCTGCCCGATCAGTCCGACGAAGTACCCGAAGTGTATGGAATTTCGACCGGCTCAGGCAACGACCTGCTCGACGACGCCGGCATCGTCCCGCCCGCCGAGGGCGGCCTCGTGAGCGGCCCGACCGGCGCGCTGCTCTATCACGCCGAGCAAACCGACCTCACGAGCGTCGGCCTCATCGCCGAAACCAACCCGCAGTTCCCCGATCCCGAAGCCGCCCGCGCGGTGCTCGAACACGGCATCGAACCACTCACTGGCATCGGGATCGACACCTCGGATCTCGTCGAACAGGCCGAGGAGATCCAGGAAGCGCGCGAACGCCTCGCCGAACGAATGCACCAGGCCGACGACGAGAGCTCACAGGCCGAACCGATCCGGATGTTCCAATAG
- a CDS encoding RsmB/NOP family class I SAM-dependent RNA methyltransferase, whose protein sequence is MDVLERYEPLVDDFSAFRAACERPLPSVVRVNEIKATPERAMDALDDEGVAYEPVEWHPGLLRLDSTSPGRTWGAYHGWLHGQEEVSTLPALVCDPQPDERVWAACAAPGGKATQLAALADDEGTIVANDRSLGRLSALRFNAERLGVTSMAVTNRDARNYSLKPFEFDEFDRALVDAPCSCEGTIRKNPDALDEWSLEYIDSIAATQESILRRAVQATRSGGSVVYSTCTFAPEENEAVLDSVLSAEDCRLVEFSCALETRPGVTEWQGETFDRRVRKAKRIYPHLNDTGGFFCAKVEVGG, encoded by the coding sequence ATGGACGTTCTCGAACGGTACGAACCGCTCGTCGACGATTTCTCGGCGTTCCGCGCGGCCTGTGAGCGCCCGCTTCCGTCGGTCGTCCGGGTGAACGAGATCAAGGCGACGCCCGAGCGGGCGATGGACGCACTCGACGACGAGGGTGTGGCGTACGAGCCCGTCGAGTGGCATCCGGGCCTTCTCAGACTCGATTCGACCAGTCCGGGCCGGACGTGGGGAGCCTATCACGGCTGGCTGCACGGCCAGGAGGAGGTCTCGACGCTGCCGGCGCTCGTCTGTGATCCCCAGCCCGACGAACGCGTCTGGGCGGCCTGTGCAGCCCCCGGCGGGAAGGCGACCCAGCTCGCCGCACTCGCTGACGACGAGGGGACGATCGTCGCGAACGATCGGAGTCTGGGCCGACTCTCGGCGCTCCGATTCAACGCCGAACGCCTCGGCGTCACCTCGATGGCAGTGACGAACCGCGATGCACGGAACTATTCGCTCAAACCGTTCGAGTTCGACGAATTCGATCGCGCGCTCGTGGATGCGCCGTGTTCGTGCGAGGGGACGATCCGGAAGAACCCGGACGCGCTCGACGAGTGGTCGCTCGAATATATCGACTCCATCGCCGCAACGCAGGAGTCGATCCTCCGGCGGGCGGTGCAGGCGACCCGCTCTGGCGGGAGCGTGGTCTACTCGACCTGTACGTTCGCGCCCGAGGAGAACGAGGCCGTGCTCGACAGCGTTCTTTCGGCCGAGGACTGCCGACTCGTCGAGTTCTCCTGTGCGCTCGAAACCCGTCCCGGCGTCACCGAATGGCAGGGCGAGACGTTCGATCGGCGTGTGCGGAAGGCCAAACGGATCTACCCCCATCTGAACGATACGGGCGGCTTTTTCTGCGCGAAGGTGGAGGTCGGCGGATGA
- a CDS encoding DUF7122 family protein — protein sequence MSDRVNDGSQLDRLPATADERVVEGRATRQELLDFWDERYAVAPGIFEHYSFWEKGGGKLWAFRGEAASPLEAEALGMTFLRTRQEHWKPTTNAVQRFGRHAEKNVVELADAEARRFVAGEDQHVDWDGDWGYLIAAHDLAGDVEPLGVGLFIDGELRSQVPKGRRRELIDGE from the coding sequence ATGAGCGATCGGGTGAACGACGGTTCGCAGCTCGATCGCCTGCCCGCAACCGCCGACGAGCGCGTCGTCGAGGGCCGAGCCACGCGCCAGGAACTCCTCGATTTCTGGGACGAGCGCTACGCGGTCGCCCCCGGGATCTTCGAGCACTACTCGTTCTGGGAGAAAGGTGGGGGGAAGCTCTGGGCGTTTCGTGGCGAGGCGGCGAGCCCGCTCGAAGCCGAGGCGCTCGGGATGACGTTTCTCCGCACGCGCCAGGAACACTGGAAACCGACCACGAACGCGGTCCAGCGATTCGGACGGCATGCCGAGAAAAACGTCGTCGAGTTGGCCGATGCCGAAGCGCGGCGGTTCGTCGCCGGCGAGGACCAGCACGTGGATTGGGACGGCGACTGGGGTTATCTGATCGCGGCGCACGACCTCGCCGGTGACGTCGAACCACTTGGCGTTGGCCTCTTCATCGATGGCGAGCTCCGCTCACAGGTGCCGAAGGGTCGACGCCGCGAACTGATCGATGGAGAGTAA
- a CDS encoding DUF7847 domain-containing protein, whose product MGAISAGRRSIAAVIRNPILVVVALVLGLVQLPQIFMQSVDSPTIVIVSGLLSLLLLVLYPFFFGGIIGMGNEAVTGTTSLGTFVRAGKANYVSMLGALLIMMGLGVVYVIALFLIGAIGGFAVVSASGDASGGAAFLAIAAVVLVAFLLYFVLFFFIQFFGQAIVIDDLGAVDGFKRSVGAVRGHKLSTLGYMLVVMLISGVFGAFGAVLGLVGTFPATGGVQTSSLGVIAVAAVVFLVLTGVVGAFSMTYGVAFYRDIRPTESSASP is encoded by the coding sequence ATGGGTGCGATATCCGCAGGACGTCGATCGATCGCCGCAGTGATCAGAAATCCGATTCTCGTTGTCGTCGCGTTGGTGCTCGGACTCGTCCAACTGCCACAGATATTCATGCAGTCGGTCGATTCACCCACCATCGTGATCGTTTCCGGACTGCTCTCGTTGCTCTTGCTGGTGCTCTATCCGTTCTTCTTCGGCGGCATCATCGGCATGGGCAACGAAGCCGTCACGGGAACGACGAGTCTCGGGACGTTCGTGCGTGCCGGCAAGGCGAACTACGTCTCCATGCTCGGTGCCCTTCTCATCATGATGGGACTGGGAGTGGTGTACGTCATCGCGTTGTTCCTCATCGGCGCTATCGGCGGTTTTGCCGTCGTTTCCGCAAGCGGTGATGCGTCCGGCGGAGCCGCGTTTCTCGCCATCGCCGCCGTCGTTCTGGTGGCATTCCTGCTGTACTTCGTGCTGTTCTTCTTCATCCAGTTCTTCGGCCAGGCGATCGTGATCGACGATCTCGGCGCTGTCGATGGCTTCAAGCGTAGCGTGGGGGCGGTCCGCGGCCACAAACTCAGCACACTCGGCTACATGCTCGTCGTCATGCTCATCAGCGGTGTTTTCGGTGCGTTCGGGGCTGTACTCGGTCTGGTCGGAACGTTCCCGGCGACCGGGGGCGTACAGACATCTTCGCTCGGCGTCATTGCCGTGGCCGCAGTGGTGTTTCTCGTACTCACCGGCGTCGTCGGCGCGTTCTCGATGACCTACGGGGTCGCGTTCTATCGCGACATCCGTCCGACCGAATCGAGCGCGTCGCCGTAG
- a CDS encoding ZIP family metal transporter, translating to MTDTPKSDGGVARRQKQPFGLPRWVMGVVPIVLLVLLVGGFVMTTPLAGLQTGEPLPDVGISQTSLPNDHTIRLQVTNNAPEPITISQVRIDEANWGFSISGSDNTLAPRESATIDIPYNWMEGYDYDVGLIAADGTTFPVTIEAAQLTTGLTGQVVGTLAFVGFLIGVVPIALGMLWFPFMQSMSEKWLNAVLAFSAGVLGFLVFDAGFDVFESAGDVPSVFSGPMIAVLGIAGSWLVLQAIMDWRNDGEESRLSIAYSAGLAIGLHNLAEGLAIGTAFATGRSALGVFLIIGFMIHNVSEGPVVVAPLADGKRPALRHFVALGLLAGAPAILGGWIGSLSQSPLLSTLFLAIGIGALLQVVVDIVDMVRRSGSIRSAPNMLGFAIGLVFMYGTSLIAG from the coding sequence ATGACGGACACACCGAAATCCGACGGCGGCGTTGCACGGCGACAGAAACAGCCCTTCGGCCTTCCACGGTGGGTCATGGGAGTCGTGCCGATCGTGTTGCTCGTGTTGCTCGTCGGCGGGTTCGTGATGACGACGCCGCTGGCTGGGCTTCAGACCGGTGAACCCCTTCCCGACGTGGGAATCAGCCAGACGTCGCTGCCGAACGACCACACGATCCGTCTCCAGGTGACGAACAACGCCCCCGAACCGATAACGATCTCACAGGTTCGGATCGACGAGGCGAACTGGGGTTTCTCGATAAGCGGAAGTGACAACACGCTCGCCCCGCGCGAAAGCGCCACGATCGACATCCCCTACAACTGGATGGAGGGATACGACTACGACGTGGGGCTGATAGCGGCTGACGGGACGACGTTCCCGGTAACCATCGAAGCGGCCCAGCTGACGACCGGGCTGACCGGACAGGTCGTCGGGACGCTCGCGTTCGTCGGGTTCCTGATCGGCGTCGTTCCCATCGCGCTCGGGATGTTGTGGTTCCCGTTCATGCAGTCGATGAGTGAGAAGTGGCTCAACGCCGTGCTCGCGTTCTCGGCCGGCGTTCTCGGCTTTCTCGTCTTCGACGCCGGATTCGACGTGTTCGAAAGCGCCGGCGACGTGCCGTCGGTCTTTTCGGGACCGATGATCGCCGTGCTCGGGATCGCCGGGTCGTGGCTGGTGCTGCAGGCGATCATGGACTGGCGAAACGACGGTGAGGAGTCGCGGCTCTCGATCGCGTACTCGGCAGGGCTTGCGATCGGACTGCACAACCTCGCGGAGGGGTTGGCCATCGGCACCGCGTTCGCCACGGGCCGCTCCGCGCTGGGCGTGTTCCTCATCATCGGATTCATGATCCACAACGTTTCGGAGGGCCCGGTGGTCGTCGCACCGCTTGCGGACGGCAAACGGCCGGCACTGAGACACTTCGTGGCGCTCGGCCTGCTCGCAGGCGCACCCGCCATCCTCGGCGGCTGGATCGGGAGTCTCTCCCAGTCGCCGCTGTTGAGCACGCTGTTCCTCGCGATCGGGATCGGCGCGCTGTTGCAGGTCGTCGTCGACATCGTCGACATGGTCCGTCGCTCGGGATCGATCCGCTCCGCGCCGAACATGCTGGGATTCGCCATCGGCCTCGTGTTCATGTACGGGACGAGTCTGATCGCAGGCTGA
- a CDS encoding multicopper oxidase domain-containing protein codes for MPSMNEDDAASMTEQLENRLVDSIEDHEGVSRRSVLGGLALAGGSAITGIGAAQSGNESGGNATSGHDASFGTPGKYTEKNFDPHGYLREFNTGDSTNKRDAIFGKKDDLNAGVSEENGQTVREFNLIAVPQEIEIAPGVTFPSWTYNGQVPAPTLRVEEGDLIRINFTNAFADMAHTIHPHVQNLNPAMDGVPQNGPGAIKPGETFTYEWQARPAGTHLYHCHMLPLKAHIHRGMYGTIIIDPKPEKVRENPRDYIDYHGPITDEVREMAVERAKSRNMISHADYVPDGYDDIDEMVMMMNGFDTNFDADNEVYAANTRAFAYAPATTHKYEGEWEGGKTKHPIEIKKNNLQRVHVIQTLEYDFVNSFHTHSQFFDYYDAGTTLFPNRSTIDTVMMCQAQRGLFEIDYSDHQPGLYMFHGHQSEFAEQGWMSFFEVTE; via the coding sequence ATGCCATCGATGAACGAAGACGACGCGGCGTCGATGACCGAGCAGCTCGAGAACCGGCTGGTCGATTCCATCGAGGACCACGAGGGCGTCTCGCGCCGCTCGGTACTGGGCGGCCTCGCTCTCGCCGGTGGCTCGGCCATCACGGGCATCGGAGCCGCGCAATCGGGGAACGAAAGCGGCGGCAACGCGACTTCCGGCCACGATGCCAGCTTCGGCACCCCCGGAAAATACACCGAGAAGAACTTCGACCCACACGGCTATCTCCGGGAGTTCAACACCGGCGACTCGACGAACAAGCGTGACGCGATCTTCGGCAAAAAGGACGATCTGAACGCCGGAGTCTCGGAGGAGAACGGACAGACCGTTCGTGAGTTCAATCTCATTGCCGTCCCCCAGGAGATCGAGATCGCACCCGGCGTCACCTTCCCCTCGTGGACGTACAACGGGCAGGTTCCTGCGCCAACGCTCCGCGTCGAGGAGGGGGACCTCATTCGGATCAATTTCACGAATGCGTTCGCCGATATGGCGCACACGATCCATCCACACGTCCAGAACCTCAACCCGGCAATGGACGGGGTGCCACAGAACGGGCCGGGAGCGATCAAACCCGGCGAGACGTTCACCTACGAATGGCAGGCCCGGCCCGCCGGCACTCATCTCTACCACTGCCACATGCTCCCGCTGAAGGCGCACATTCACCGGGGCATGTACGGTACGATCATCATCGACCCGAAACCCGAGAAGGTCCGTGAGAACCCGCGGGATTACATCGATTATCACGGGCCGATCACCGACGAGGTGCGTGAGATGGCCGTCGAGCGCGCGAAGAGTCGGAACATGATCTCACACGCCGACTACGTTCCCGACGGCTACGATGATATCGACGAGATGGTGATGATGATGAACGGCTTCGATACCAACTTCGATGCCGACAACGAAGTCTACGCGGCCAACACCCGTGCGTTCGCCTACGCACCGGCGACGACCCACAAATACGAGGGCGAGTGGGAAGGCGGCAAAACGAAACACCCCATCGAGATCAAGAAGAACAACCTCCAGCGAGTGCACGTGATTCAGACGCTCGAATACGACTTCGTGAACTCGTTTCATACCCACTCACAGTTCTTCGATTACTACGATGCCGGGACGACGCTGTTCCCGAACCGGAGCACCATCGACACCGTGATGATGTGTCAGGCCCAGCGCGGCCTGTTCGAGATCGACTACAGCGACCACCAGCCGGGGCTGTACATGTTCCACGGCCACCAGTCGGAGTTCGCCGAGCAGGGCTGGATGAGTTTCTTCGAGGTGACCGAATGA